A single window of Streptomyces aquilus DNA harbors:
- a CDS encoding SDR family NAD(P)-dependent oxidoreductase, translating into MTTFALVGAGVGLGFAAARRFGAAGHTVALISRDAEKLDGLTAHLSRDDIQARGFTADVLDTESLTTALYVAAEALGPIEILQYSPVPRADFMKPVLDTGADDLDAPLAFSVKGPATAVNAVLPGMRELGRGTLLFVNGSSAVRPNPNVAGTSVAFAAESAYAAMLHDALAPENIHAAQLIIPGAIRPDAEHSSPDVLAQRLYDIHQERDGFRHYSEPLPD; encoded by the coding sequence ATGACGACCTTCGCCCTCGTCGGCGCCGGAGTCGGCCTCGGGTTCGCCGCAGCCCGCCGCTTCGGAGCCGCCGGCCACACCGTCGCCCTCATCTCCCGCGATGCGGAGAAGCTGGACGGCCTGACCGCTCACCTCTCCCGTGACGACATCCAGGCCCGCGGCTTCACTGCCGACGTCCTCGACACCGAGTCGCTGACCACGGCGCTGTACGTGGCCGCCGAGGCCCTGGGGCCCATCGAGATCCTGCAGTACAGTCCCGTGCCCCGCGCGGACTTCATGAAGCCGGTCCTCGACACGGGCGCTGACGACCTCGACGCGCCGCTCGCCTTCTCCGTCAAGGGCCCCGCCACTGCCGTGAACGCCGTCCTGCCCGGCATGCGCGAACTCGGCCGCGGCACCCTGCTGTTCGTCAACGGCTCCAGCGCCGTACGCCCCAACCCGAACGTCGCCGGCACCTCCGTCGCCTTCGCCGCCGAAAGCGCCTACGCAGCCATGCTGCACGACGCCCTCGCTCCGGAGAACATCCACGCCGCCCAGCTGATCATCCCCGGAGCCATCCGGCCCGACGCCGAGCACAGCAGCCCCGACGTCCTGGCCCAGCGCCTGTACGACATCCATCAGGAACGGGACGGCTTCCGCCACTACTCCGAGCCCCTGCCCGACTGA
- a CDS encoding zinc-dependent alcohol dehydrogenase family protein: MRGAVIYAPGDVRFENLDDPKIIKPTDAVIRTVATCVCGSDLWPYRGAEPVDEPHPMGHEYVGIVEEVGSEVAGVRPGQFVVGSFATSDNTCANCLNGWQSNCLNREFMGTCQAEYVRIPNAHGTLVATDEHPDGEMVPGLLAVSDVMGTGWYAALAAEVKPGSTAVVVGDGAVGLCGVIAAKELGAERIIAMSRHESRQKLALEFGATDIVTERGEEGIVGVKELTNGIGADSVLECVGTPESMRQALHSARPGGNVGFVGVPHEVALDGQELFFSQVGLRGGPAPVRRYLPDLIDRVLSGRINPGKVFDLTLPLEQVAEGYKAMDERRAIKALLKP, from the coding sequence ATGCGCGGAGCAGTCATCTACGCCCCCGGAGACGTGCGCTTCGAGAACCTCGACGACCCGAAGATCATCAAGCCGACCGATGCCGTGATCCGTACGGTCGCCACCTGCGTGTGCGGCTCGGACCTGTGGCCCTACCGCGGCGCGGAACCTGTCGACGAACCCCACCCGATGGGGCACGAGTACGTGGGTATCGTCGAGGAGGTGGGCAGCGAGGTCGCGGGCGTCAGGCCGGGCCAGTTCGTGGTCGGCTCGTTCGCCACGTCGGACAACACTTGCGCCAACTGCCTGAACGGCTGGCAGTCCAACTGTCTGAACCGCGAGTTCATGGGCACCTGCCAGGCCGAGTACGTACGCATCCCCAACGCGCACGGCACCCTGGTCGCCACGGACGAGCACCCGGACGGCGAGATGGTGCCCGGCCTGCTCGCCGTCTCCGATGTGATGGGCACCGGTTGGTACGCCGCCCTCGCCGCTGAAGTGAAGCCCGGTTCCACGGCCGTGGTCGTGGGTGACGGAGCGGTCGGCCTGTGCGGTGTCATCGCCGCCAAGGAGCTCGGCGCGGAACGGATCATCGCCATGAGCCGCCATGAATCCCGGCAGAAGCTCGCCCTCGAATTCGGTGCCACCGACATCGTGACCGAACGCGGCGAGGAAGGCATCGTCGGCGTGAAGGAGCTGACGAACGGCATCGGCGCCGACTCCGTCCTGGAGTGCGTCGGCACCCCGGAGTCCATGCGGCAGGCCCTGCACTCCGCCCGGCCCGGCGGCAACGTCGGCTTCGTCGGCGTCCCGCACGAGGTCGCGCTCGACGGCCAGGAGCTGTTCTTCTCCCAGGTCGGCCTGCGCGGCGGCCCCGCCCCCGTGCGCCGCTACCTGCCCGACCTGATCGACCGGGTCCTTTCCGGCCGGATCAACCCGGGCAAGGTCTTCGACCTCACTCTGCCGCTGGAGCAGGTCGCCGAGGGCTACAAGGCGATGGACGAGCGCCGCGCCATCAAGGCCCTCCTCAAGCCCTGA
- a CDS encoding helix-turn-helix domain-containing protein — protein sequence MLGRMTANVPLNELGEFLKKRRSKLSPRTVGLPETDRPRRVDGLRREEVAQLASISTDYYTRLEQGRMQASAPVLDALARVLHLDDDERGYLFQLAGKTSTRTRRRSRQKVQPQLQRVLDDLTATPAVVQGRRGDILAWNALAAALVTDFSRIPEKHRNYPRIQFTDPAMRTLYADWEASARISVAQLRMEAAKYPEDPRLIELVGELSLRDKQFARWWGDHHVSARTVGTKTLNHPVVGELVLDWDTLTANTDPDQHLTVWTAAPGSPTHERLRILASWATDHHLPASSPLG from the coding sequence ATGCTGGGACGCATGACCGCCAACGTCCCCCTCAATGAGCTGGGAGAATTCCTCAAGAAGCGCCGCTCGAAGCTGAGCCCGCGCACAGTCGGACTGCCCGAGACCGACAGGCCCCGCCGGGTCGACGGGCTGCGCCGCGAGGAGGTCGCTCAGCTCGCCAGTATCAGCACCGACTACTACACGCGCCTCGAACAGGGCCGCATGCAGGCATCCGCGCCCGTGCTGGACGCCCTCGCCCGCGTACTGCACCTGGACGACGACGAGCGCGGCTACCTCTTCCAGCTCGCCGGCAAAACCAGCACCCGCACGAGGCGGCGCAGCAGACAGAAGGTCCAGCCGCAACTGCAGCGGGTCCTGGACGACCTCACCGCCACCCCCGCCGTCGTGCAGGGCCGACGCGGCGACATCCTCGCCTGGAACGCGCTGGCCGCCGCCCTGGTCACCGATTTCTCCCGCATCCCGGAGAAGCACCGCAACTATCCCCGGATCCAGTTCACCGACCCGGCGATGCGCACCCTGTACGCCGACTGGGAGGCCTCCGCGCGGATCTCCGTGGCCCAGCTGCGCATGGAGGCCGCGAAGTATCCGGAGGACCCCCGGCTCATCGAGCTGGTCGGTGAACTGTCCCTGCGGGACAAGCAGTTCGCCCGCTGGTGGGGCGATCATCATGTCTCCGCCCGCACCGTGGGCACGAAGACCCTCAACCATCCCGTCGTCGGCGAACTCGTCCTGGACTGGGACACCCTCACCGCCAACACGGACCCCGACCAGCACCTGACCGTCTGGACCGCCGCCCCCGGCTCCCCCACCCACGAGCGACTGCGCATCCTCGCGTCCTGGGCCACCGACCACCACCTGCCGGCCTCCTCCCCGCTCGGCTGA